The genomic region GTACAGCAAGGACCTTGGCTCAGAATACACGTCCTGATGCTCTCAGTAGGGGTACTGCTACCCAATAGGTTCTTATAGTAGTCAAGGAAAGCTTCCTGGATACTATGGCTTTCAGTACACAGGTTCCCATGTTGGTCCTCAATCTGTATAACCTTATTTCTCAGTTGCCTTCTCTTGATTGTTCCATGAAAGAAAGCAGTGTTTTGGTCACCATCCTCCAACCACTTGACTTTAGCTTTTTGTTGTAGGAAGCTGTTCCTTGCCTTGGACAAGTCTTTTAGATCAGCAATAGCATTCAACTCTGGTTGAATTTACAACCAAAGTTTGATAAAGGATATTTTGTGGGTCAGTTTGGTGGATGACCAAAATTTCGATGATGGGTCTGTTTTCATGAATTTCACCTACTGTAAATGACGCTATCTGAAAATGACAATTTTTCACTCAGTTTTGTTTTATGTTATTACGTTCGCAGTGAGCAATTAGTTTGGTACACTAGGCACGCTGAGCTACAGAGGAAGGACCTAATGTCTATGGCCCCTGATAGACCAATGTCGTGGAATGTGATCGAGTGTTGGTCGATATTGCTGAACCAGTTAGAGAAGGAGGAATACGGTAAAGAGGCAAGGATGGCATTTCTCGGTATCAGGCACATGGTAATTAAAGTTACTCTTATATAGTTTTATTTATACGTGCTTTGGTCATTCAACTTAGTTCTGTAGTTACACATTTCTGgagttaaagttatacttttttgtGATACAGTTACACTTTATAAGCAGTCAGTTTTTCTTATTAGAGTTATACTTTCACTAAATGCTGTTACTTATAGTTAATGGTCACTGTTTGCTTATTTAGGAGATGTTGCTTGTATTGTTGGTTACTTTTGAGCAGTAGGGCACAGGCACACAGCAGGAGAACCTGGTTGATAAACTGTTCAACGTGTGGGACACCTTCATCGTGGAAACTAATCGAACTGCTGACATGAATACAGATTTACTCTTTGTCCCATTCAACATCAGCGACCATTGGACATGTGTATGTATCAACTCCAGAGCACGGACAATTGACTTGCTTGACCACCAGCGGCATGCAGATTTGGACAGATCAATCATGGGAAAGGCGACTCGTTTAATTGTACGTTGTCCTCTAATTCTTGCCATCTAAAACTTGTTAATATAATACTCTTTTTAATGTACGTTCAAACATTTTCAGGGAAGTTTAATGAGCGACTACTTGGACTCAAGAAAATTTGACAAAGGAAAAGAGATTATCAATTTTACAGTCCGCCAGATACCGTTTAGTGGTGTCTCAAGTGTTCTCAACATACCAGAGTCTGGTCTGTTCACCATGATGGCGATGCTATTGTACGAGGGTGTTTCATTTGAGCATCCGGACATGGAAAGGAAGGTTTCAATGCGTTATTTGGTGATACAGCTAGTCGCAACACTTGTActagctgacatgaacatcatACGACCTGCTGTTCAGAAGAAGGTGGAGACCTTTATTGTTAGCAAAGACAAATTATTCCAAGACGTGCAAAGCAAGCGTAGGATTAACAAGGCTGGtaaaaaaaataacaagtctTAGTTTGACAACCTAATTTTGAATGATGCTCTGTATGAAATTATCTTGTTGATAGCTAGCATCATGTGACAGTTAATTATGTGTAACAATGTAAGTAGGAACATTTTTTGACTTTGAACTTTGTACTTATTTTGGCGTTTTCTGCCTTTAATGAAGATAACATGTTACTTCAAATTAATTGTCATTCTGATCTAATAAAGTGTAGTTCTAATCAAATAAACTGTAATTATCCAACCAAAAGCAATTCCAGTTGAATTACAATATAAGTCACCAAAATTACGACTTTAACAAAGATAAAATGGTACTGCAAATTAATTGTTATTCTGATCAGATAAAGtgtaattataataaaaaaaaattgtaactcTGATCACACAAAGTGTAACTTTAAGTACTAAATGTTATAACTGGTGAATAATTATACAACCAAAAGTTTGTCCAGGGGAATTACAAAATATATTAGCCAAAAGGACCTCATGGTTGCTCAATTATACATCAGAATTACAATTACTCTTactgttcttcttcttcttcttcttcttcttcttcttcttcttcttcttcttcttcttcttcttcttcttcttcttcttcttcttcgtcttcttcttcctcttcttcttcttcctcttcgtcttcttcttctccttctgatTCTTCCCCAAATGATGCCCCAAATGCTGGTGGAGTAGGTGGGTGCTGTGCAAAAGGGTTAGGACAATTCCTCTTGTCGTGATTCGCTAATTgcttgcaatttttacacatGCGCTTCGGCTTCATCGCCAAGGCTATTGCTTTAGTCTTACTCAACAAGAGTCTCTTTCCACTTCCCTTATTTTTCGATTTCTTTGGTGGAAATATAGTTACTTCCTGAGTATTAGAACACCCAATAAGCGCAACCATTTGCTGTTCTTTACTCATTTGTGAACCTAATGGTGCCAGTTTTTCCTTAAAATCTTTTATCAGAGACGAAAAGCTGTCAACTACTTCCTTGCTTCTTCCCATCAGTATCCCAACCGTCCGGTGTACCTCGGACCACATTTTTGACATGGAAATCTGCTTGGCATCTATTATATCAATCTCTTCGGCTGGATCACCATTACAATTGAAGGATTTTGACCGGAGTGCATCTTTACACCATTTGTTCACAATATACTCATCCGGTATAGTATTCACTCCGTTAGATGAGTAAATCCATATTATATGCCTGCACAGAATTCCCTTCCTTTCAAGCATTCTGCAACTGCAATTTGCTTTATACGTAACTAGTTCACCAATATATAGTAAATTGTTAGATTTTCACAGCTATATATTTAGTAATTACAATAGGAAAATGTGTAATTTCAAGTAAGAGTTAGTGTAACACTTTTcatttttaaaattacactttttgttgttagaattacagtttctgttattagaattatactttttaccattacagttacacttatttatatagtactgaaattacacttttgattgttaaaattatacttttgtctgctagaattacactttttaataTTACAGTTTCACTTATTTATATAGTCTGGTTCAAGTTATACTTTCTTTCCATAAAGTGTATTTTTGTatctagaattacactt from Silene latifolia isolate original U9 population chromosome 3, ASM4854445v1, whole genome shotgun sequence harbors:
- the LOC141649425 gene encoding protein FAR-RED IMPAIRED RESPONSE 1-like; amino-acid sequence: METHLALEADGAKVYTHEVFKEFQEEAKYSIDTCKSRGFAEIDSLEVTTVRDASRDMNYDVTYCPVTYKANCSCRMLERKGILCRHIIWIYSSNGVNTIPDEYIVNKWCKDALRSKSFNCNGDPAEEIDIIDAKQISMSKMWSEVHRTVGILMGRSKEVVDSFSSLIKDFKEKLAPLGSQMSKEQQMVALIGCSNTQEVTIFPPKKSKNKGSGKRLLLSKTKAIALAMKPKRMFYLIRTTLY